Proteins from a single region of Ziziphus jujuba cultivar Dongzao chromosome 1, ASM3175591v1:
- the LOC107409101 gene encoding protein RTF1 homolog yields MAELENLLLEAAGRTSSAGRNRHSVQPSRRRHEGSSSDGGSDSRDDDSDDDRGYAGRKPSGSQVPLKKRLDPAERDDDQGSEEEGDDDRGSDQEGDSDESDVGSDLYKDEDDRRKLAEMTELDREMILLDRATKKEDRNLKEKLRPKWEKGKTTQSRKETPPLPSSRVRSSARSADRAAAKDDALNELRAKRLKQQDPEAHRKLRDASRGSSGSRSFSHTNRKSFTAASLSSSSQSESESGSGSEDEGSTGDGGMIDSDDERGMPGSEGPTFDDIREITIRRSKLAKWIMEPFFEELIVGCFVRVGIGRSKSGPIYRLCMVRNVDATDPDRQYRLENKTTYKYLNVVWGNENSAARWQMAMVSDSAPIEEEFKQWVREVERSGGRMPSKQDVLEKKEAIKKINSFVYSAATVKQMLQEKKSASSRPFNIALEKDRLRRELEVAQSKHDEMEVERIKTRLQELEASRKAHENDAKAIRLAEMNRKNRAENFKNASELKPVNTSLKAGEAGYDPFSRRWTRSRNYYVSKPGETKESVEANAAENNGASAEVASNGTALAGMVATVAALEAAADAGKLVDTSAPVDQGTESNLLHNFELPISLTTLQKFGGPQGAQAGFMARKQRIEATVGCRVPENDGRRHALTLTVSDYKRRRGLL; encoded by the coding sequence ATGGCGGAATTAGAAAATTTGCTCTTGGAGGCCGCAGGAAGAACCAGTTCAGCAGGGAGAAACCGACATTCAGTGCAACCATCTAGAAGACGACATGAAGGTTCATCTTCTGATGGGGGAAGTGACTCTAGGGATGATGACTCAGATGATGATCGTGGTTATGCCGGCAGGAAGCCCTCTGGGTCTCAAGTTCCTTTGAAAAAGAGATTGGACCCTGCTGAAAGAGATGATGATCAGGGCAGTGAGGAGGAAGGTGATGATGATCGTGGTTCTGATCAGGAGGGTGACAGTGATGAATCTGATGTTGGTAGTGAtctttacaaggatgaagatgaCAGGAGAAAACTTGCAGAGATGACTGAACTAGATAGAGAGATGATTTTGTTAGATAGAGCAACCAAGAAGGAGGACAGAAATTTAAAGGAGAAATTGAGACCAAAATGGGAGAAAGGGAAGACCACACAGTCTAGAAAGGAGACTCCACCTCTTCCATCATCTCGAGTGCGGTCATCAGCCAGATCTGCTGACAGGGCAGCTGCTAAAGATGATGCATTGAATGAATTACGAGCAAAACGTTTGAAGCAACAGGACCCAGAGGCTCACCGTAAGTTGAGAGACGCATCTAGAGGAAGTTCTGGCAGTCGGAGTTTCTCACATACCAATAGGAAGTCCTTCACTGCTGCGAGTCTGAGTAGCTCTAGTCAGAGCGAAAGTGAAAGTGGGTCTGGCAGTGAGGATGAAGGGTCAACAGGTGATGGTGGGATGATTGATAGTGATGATGAGAGGGGCATGCCAGGTTCAGAGGGGCCGACATTTGATGATATAAGGGAAATTACCATTCGGAGGTCAAAACTTGCAAAATGGATTATGGAGCCATTCTTTGAGGAGTTAATTGTGGGTTGCTTTGTGAGGGTTGGTATTGGGAGGTCAAAGTCTGGGCCTATCTACAGGCTCTGCATGGTCCGGAACGTTGATGCTACAGATCCTGATCGGCAGTACAGACTAGAGAATAAAACCACATACAAGTATCTGAATGTTGTTTGGGGCAATGAAAACTCTGCTGCCAGGTGGCAGATGGCAATGGTTTCAGACTCTGCACCAATCGAGGAGGAGTTTAAACAGTGGGTTAGGGAGGTTGAGCGAAGTGGTGGTCGGATGCCAAGCAAACAGGATGTGTTGGAAAAGAAAGAggctataaaaaaaatcaacagtTTTGTCTACTCAGCAGCTACTGTGAAGCAAATGTTGCAGGAGAAAAAATCTGCTTCGTCAAGGCCATTTAATATTGCACTTGAAAAAGATCGATTGAGGAGGGAGTTGGAAGTTGCACAAAGCAAGCATGATGAGATGGAGGTAGAAAGGATCAAGACAAGACTGCAGGAGTTAGAAGCATCCCGCAAAGCGCATGAGAATGATGCTAAGGCAATTAGGCTGGCAGAGATGAATAGAAAGAACAGGGCTGAGAACTTCAAAAATGCATCAGAATTAAAGCCTGTAAATACATCTTTGAAAGCTGGGGAGGCTGGTTATGATCCATTTTCAAGGAGATGGACTAGGTCAAGAAATTACTATGTTTCAAAACCTGGTGAAACAAAAGAGAGTGTGGAGGCAAATGCTGCTGAGAATAATGGTGCATCTGCAGAAGTAGCAAGTAATGGAACAGCGTTGGCTGGGATGGTGGCTACTGTAGCAGCCTTGGAAGCTGCAGCTGATGCTGGTAAGTTGGTTGACACGAGTGCACCTGTGGATCAAGGGACAGAGTCAAATTTACTGCACAATTTTGAGCTGCCAATCTCATTGACTACACTTCAGAAGTTTGGTGGGCCTCAGGGAGCTCAGGCAGGGTTTATGGCGAGAAAACAAAGGATAGAAGCAACAGTTGGATGTCGAGTTCCTGAGAATGATGGAAGGCGACATGCACTGACACTGACAGTTAGCGATTACAAGAGAAGAAGAGGGCTTCTTTGA